The DNA sequence TCCGGATTATTTTCCGTCATATCCTTCCTAATATCCTCTCGCCGATCATTGTGCAGGCAACACTCCGCGTTGCCACAGCCGTACTGACTGCAAGTGGTCTTTCCTTCCTTGGGCTGGGGGCCCAGCCGCCGACTCCGGAATGGGGCGCCATGCTCGCTGCCGGACGTAACTATATGTGGGATCATCCGCATATTGCCCTCTTCCCGGGTCTTGCTATCGTCGTCGTTGTGCTTGCTTTCAACCTGTTCGGTGACGGTGTGCGTGACGCTTTGGATCCAAAACTAAAATCTTAACAGTTAGAGAGGTGAAGCCTTTTGTTTATTTATACAGTACGACGTTTACTCCAGACGATACCGGTGCTTATCGGGGTCACCCTCGTTGTCTTTCTTATGATGCACCTGATTCCGGGGGACCCGGCGCAGATTATTGCCGGTGAAAGTGCAACAGAACAGCAGATTGAACAAACCCGGGACCGCCTCGGACTGAACGATCCTCTGCCTGTACAGTACGCCACTTTCGTTGGTAATGCCGTAACCGGTGATTTAGGTAACTCTATCCGCAGCGGACGCGCTGTCACAGATGAAATCAGCGCCCGCTTCTGGATAACCGTAGAGCTCGCTTTTTACAGTACGCTTCTCAGTATCTTTATCGGACTGATTGCAGGCATCGTTTCTGCAACCAGAAGAAATTCCCCGCTTGATATGTTTATTATGGTTTTTGCCCTTTTCGGCCTTTCCATGCCGAACTTCTGGCTTGGTCTGATGCTGATTCAATATTTCGCATTGAACATCGAATGGCTTCCGGTATCGGGCTGGGGCACTCCGGCTTCAATCATCCTCCCGGTTATCACGCTGGGAACGGCCGGTGCAGCTATTATTGCCCGTATGACACGCTCGAGTATGCTTGAAGTTATTCACCAGGATTACATCCGTACAGCCCGTGCCAAAGGCGTAAAAGAACGCTATGTCGTTTATAAGCACGCGCTGCGTAATGCTCTTATCCCTGTTGTAACAGTGGTTGGTCTTCAGTTTGGTGTTCTTCTCGGCGGTGCAGTGCTTACAGAGACTGTATTTGCGATAAACGGCCTCGGCAGGCTCGTCGTCGAAGCGATCGCCCAGCGTGATTTCCCAATCGTCCAGGGTGCTGTATTGATTCTTGCCCTGCTGTTTGTACTCGTAAACTTTGCCGTGGACATTTCCTACCGCTTCCTTAACAAGCGGATTGAGCTTGACTAAAATTATCATTCCAGCATAGAAAGGTGGGAGACCTGTTGGATAATCTGAAAGACAACGACACGCATTCTATTATTAAAGTTGATGACCTGCAGACATCCTTTTTCACTCATAAAGGCGAAATAAAAGCCGTAGACGGTGTCCATTTTGATGTACCATCCGGAAAAACACTCGGTATCGTCGGGGAATCCGGTTCGGGAAAGAGTATTACTTCTCTTTCCATCATGAGACTGATTGATGACCCCGGCCGTATCAAAGGCGGCTCCATCACCTTTAACGGCGAAGACCTTCTTGCAAAATCAGAAGCGGAAATGCGCAGCATCCGCGGGAATAAAATTTCGATGATTTTCCAGGAGCCGATGACGTCATTGAACCCTGTTTATACGATCGGGGATCAGATTGCAGAGTCCTACCAGATTCACCAGGGGCTCTCAAAAAAAGACGCCCTCAATAAAGCTCTCGGAATGCTGGAACTGGTCGGTATTCCTTCGCCAAAAGCGCGCCTGAAAGCCTATCCCCATGAACTCTCCGGAGGCATGCGCCAGCGTGCGATGATCGCAATCGCCCTGGCCTGCAATCCACAGCTGCTCATTGCGGATGAGCCGACGACAGCTCTCGATGTTACGATTCAGGCACAGATTCTGAGACTGATCAGCGGCCTGCAGGAAGAGCTCGGCATGTCCATGCTGCTGATCACGCATGACCTTGGCGTCGTAGCAGAAACCTGTGACTACGTTGCCGTCATGTATGCCGGCAAAATCGTTGAATATGCCGATGTAGAAACACTCTTTAACAATCCAAATCACCCGTACACGGTCGGTTTGTTAAAATCTCTTCCGCGGCACGATATCGATCAGGAAGAGCTTGCAGTAATTAAAGGGATGGTTCCGAGTCCGGATGACCTTCCTGACGGATGCCGCTTTGCTCCGCGCTGCCCTTTTGCAAGAGAAATGTGTGTAGAAAGACTGCCTGATCTCGAAGATCTTAAAGATGGAAATCAAGTCCGCTGCTGGATTCATACAGACCAGTGGGACGGCCCGGAGGTGAATGTCAAAGATGACTACGGACATACTGAAAGTTCAAAATCTTAAGCAGTACTTCCCGATTAAAGGGGGGATTTTCGGCCGCAAAGTAAATGACGTCAAAGCGGTCGACGATATTTCTTTTGAAGTGAAACAGGGAGAAACACTCAGCATTGTCGGCGAATCCGGCTGTGGTAAATCAACTACCGGACGGGCGATTCTGAGACTCGATGAGCCTACGAGCGGTGAAGTTGAATTCGGAGGACAGGATCTGCTCGCTCTCAGTAAAAAGCAGATGCGCCAGAGACGCAAAGATCTGCAGATCATCTTTCAGGATCCTTACGCATCGATTAATCCGCGCCAGACCGTTCGCCAGATTTTAAGTGAAGCTATGCAGATTCAGGACGTCATGCCTAAAGATAAACGGGAAGCCCGTATCAAGGAATTGATGAATATCGTCGGCCTCGGTCCGCACCAGATCGACCGTTTCCCGCATGAATTCAGTGGAGGACAGCGGCAGCGTATCGGTATCGCCCGCGCTCTCTCCGTGGACCCGAAAATGATCATTTGTGACGAATCGGTCTCAGCCCTGGACGTATCAATTCAGGCGCAGGTACTGAACCTTTTGAAAAAACTGCAGAATGAACTCGATTTAACGTATTTGTTTATTTCCCACGACCTTGGGGTGGTACGCCACATCTCCGACCGGGTACTCGTCATGTATCTCGGTAAAATTGTTGAAATTGCAGATAAGAAGTCTCTTTTCGATAACCCGAAGCACCCGTATACGAAAACGCTTCTTTCAGCGATTCCTGTACCGGATCCGACAGTGAAAAAAGACCAGATTATTTTGAAAGGTGATGTCCCCTCTCCTATTGATCCGCCGACCGGCTGCCGTTTCCATACTCGCTGTCCGTTCGCAACGGATAAATGTAAAGAGGAAGAGCCGGTACTCCGTACGAACGATTCTCTTATGGACGGGGGCCACCGAGCTGCCTGCCACTACATTGAAGAGATCGAATCCGGTGAGATGCAGCCGAACTATTAATAACCGTAAAAAGGAAGCCCTGCGTAATCCGCGGGCTTCCTTTTTTATGGACTTCCTTAAAAATAAAGCTACCTTGAAAATAAAGTATTTAAGCAATGAACGTGCGCTTTCGTTTCCACAGGGATCCAGGGCCTGTTTTTGGAAAAGCGAGTATTTCCCAAACAGGGTCTTCCGAGTTCGCTTAATTCCTCTGGAGGCACCGCCGATCGCTTCAGAGAGAAAAGTAAAAGGCGTCCCTATAGAAACTGAGGTTTTAGAAAGTCTATTTAAAAGTCCCAGCGAGTGCTTCTGCCTGGCGCTTTGCCTGGTTAAGCCTCTCTTCGACTTCCTCGGGATAAGTGCTAGTGCCTTCGATAAAAATATGCTCATACGTCTTTACGCCGACCAGTTTGAAAATCGTCCTCAAATAGCTGTCGCCGTGCTCAAAGGCAGCCAGTTTACCTTCTGAATAGATGCCGCCCCGCGACTGGATATGAAGAATCCTGGTGCCTTCCATCTGTCCTTCGATACCATTTTCTCCAAAACGAAATGTTTTACCGGGAAGAATGAGGTGATCGATATACGCTTTTACAGGAGAAGGCACGCCCATATTCCAAAGCGGGGTGACAATCACAACCTGATCGAACCGCAGAAACTGATCGACATACTTGTTTGTTACGACCTCTTCACTGTTCCTCTCCCATGCTGCAAGTGCCTCCCCTTCCAGTGCAGGAATCTTTTCTGCGAATAGATCGAGGAGGACAACCTCACCCTCGGGGCAGCTTTTTTTATAGGCATCCAAAAAATGCTCTCCCAGCTGGAGGCTGCAGGATTCCTTTACCGGTTTCGGGTTCGCTGTTACATAAAGAAGACCCATTGTATCACCTACTTATCGAGAATTTGTTTCGCATGATACAGCCGCTGCATCGCTGTAATAATTTCTACGAATAGAAACAGCAGCGTGAAGAAAAGCAGATAGTCCACGAAAATGATCATAAGCGACAGAAGCAGAAATCCTTCCGTCCTCTCGGCGAGCGCGGGCTGATAGTAAAAGGATTTTTCGGTGTTTTCATCAGAAACAGCTCCAACAGTAAGGAAAATCGTCACCGTATAAAGAATGGAGGCGGTCAGCAGAAGCATCGCCCACATCGTATCCGGAAAACGAAAAGCAAGTGCTAATATAATTCCAATTTCCACAAGACGGTCAAAGCTGACGTCCAGAACGGTTCCGAATTTGGAAGGGGTTGTCTTCCGGGCCATAGCCCCGTCCACTGTATCGATAAATCCTGAAACCCAGAGCAGCAGAAGACCGGTCCAGTAATAGCCGAAATAGACAGACAGTGCCGCTGCAAGACCGATCAGGAAGCCGATGACTGTAACCTGGTTCGCATGCATCCCCGCCCGCAGAGCTGTATCCGCTGACTTTTCTACAAGCGGCTGGACGATATGTTTTGCTTTCGTATCAATCACTGGACACACTTCCTTTTTGAACAACGGTTACCGCTGTTTCTTCTGCTTCCCGCCACTGCATGTCGGACCGGATAACGACCGACTGCTTCAGCTCGGGCAGATAGACACGGTAGAAGGAATAGCCATAGGCATACAGCGGGTGTTCAATAATTCCTTTGTACGCCCCGCTTTTTGCGCCTGTCATCGTTAAGGAAGCGGCCGAATAAAAGACACCATCCACATAAATACCGTCGCTCATAAACCCGGCGACCGACGCGTTTGCAGGGTGGGAATAGACTTCTCCGGGAATTCCCTCCTGCTGGAGAATACCGTCTTTCATGACGATCAGTCTGTCCCCCATGACAACCGCTTCTTCCCTGTCGTGTGTCACAAACAGCGCTGTCACCCCTTCTTCTTTAAGAAAACGGCGCACCCATAAGCGGAGCGACTGGCGCAGATGCGCGTCAAGGCTGCTGAACGGTTCGTCAAGCAGCAGGACGGAAGGCTGCAGCATCAGTGCCCGGGCGAGCGATACCCGCTGCTGCTGACCTCCGGAGAGCTGGGAAGGATACTTGTCTTTCCATTCAAGCATCTCTACTTTTTTCAGCATTTTTTGTGCCTGGTTTTCCCGATCTTTGGAGGAAAGGCGTCGTTTGCCGTACTTCACCCCGTAAAGAACGTTCTGAATCACGGTCAAATGCGGAAACAGCAGCGCTTCCTGAAACATAAGCACAACTGGACGTTTCTCTGCTTTCTCGGCAGTGATGTCCTTTCCATGCAGTTCGATCCTGCCGCTGCTCATTTTCGTCAATCCGGCAATACAGCGGAGAAGGGTTGTTTTCCCGCAGCCGGAGGGCCCGACAATGCTGACTATATCCCCCTCATTTATTTCAGCGCTGATGTTTTGAAAAATGGTCTCCTGATGAAATTTTTTCTCCAGCTGAATAAGGTTCAGCATTGTTAACCTCCTCTTCGTTACGTCCGGCCGAGCCATCTTTGATACACAATGATACCCGTTTCAAACAGTAGAAGAAACAGGACAGGCAGAGCTGCAAATAAGACGGAAAAGCCGGCAATAACGGCTTCATTGGCACTGTTGAAAAACGGATAGTAAAGGAGCGGGAGGGTGGTGACCTGTCCGCCTCCGATAATCGCTGTAAGTACATATTGACTTAAAGAAATGACAAACACAAGCAGCGCCGTACTGCGCAGGCTCGGTATCATCATCGGCATGAGGACCGTGAAGAAAGTTTTTACCGGCGGTACCCCGAGCGTCAGACCCTGCTTCATCCAGTAAGGAGAGATGCGGTCGAAGCCCCCTTTAAGTACTCTCACTGCATAAGGCAGTGTCGGCAGCAGGTGAATCAATATGACTCCTGAGTAGTGATCGGCGAGGCCGAGCCGGATCATAACGATGTGCAGCCCCATCGCCACAGCAAGGACCGGAACGAGAATCGGCAGGAAGAGGATAGTCTCTACTGCTGTTTTCCCGGGCATGTTCCCATGACTGAGCGCATAGGCTGCCGGAACTGCGAGCAGAAAATTAAGTGTGACTACAGCAATCCCGATTAAAAAAGTTATCTGAAGCGCAGAGAATATCTGAGGGTCACTGAAAATCACTGCCCAGGCACGCATACTGAAGGCATTCGGCATCACATCAGGCCACGTCCATCCAAACGTTACGCTTTTCAGAAACAAAAACATCACCGGCACGACAAATATCAGAAGAAACAGCAGAAGAATGACGATTTTTTTCATATGCTTAAGCATGGAAACCGCCCCCTTCCAGCCATTTTTTCCGGCGTTTCCGGGAAAAATAGAGAAGCGAAAAAGCAAGAAGAACGGAAGCTGCCGTCAACAGCACCATCATTGCCTGAGCAAGCGGACGCTCCGACCACCCCGCCTGATAAAACCAGTCAAAAGCAAGGACCGGCATCATCGCGGGGTAGGTGACTCCGAGCAGGGCTGGTACTTCAAAGGCTCCGATAATGAATACAAAAAGAATCAAAAATACTTCAATAAGAACAGCTGTCACCCACGGCCCCTCCACTGCACGGAATAACGCCCATCCCCTCAGCCCCAGGCTGCGCCCGACCTCTTCCATCCGCCAGTCAATTTCCTGATAGACCGGAAGCAGCATCAGCACGACAAAGGGGACTTCTTTCCATATATAAGTGAGAATAACGCCGATATATAAGGGATCATTAACGAAAATAGGAAAGTCCCGGATCCCTTCAATCCAGCCTATCTCCGCGGTAAGGGAAGAAAACCACCCTCCCGGGGAAAAGAAAAGCACTACGATATACGCTCCCACAAAATGAGGAATGAGCATAGGAAACCAGGCGATAATCTTCCAGCGGTCTGTATCAAACAGCCGGAATAAACTGCGCGTCAGCCCCAGTCCGATCAGAAGGGAAAAAACCGTTGATGTAAAAGCAACATACACGCTGATACGGAAAGAAGCCCAAAATGTTCTGTCATTCAGCAGTTCCTCATAGCTGCTGAAGAGAGCTTCACTTCCCCCAAACGCCATGCTCTCCTGAAAGGCCCTGAATAAGCCCTGCCCGACAAACAGGAGCATAAAGAGAAGGAGGGGAGCTGCAAGCAGCCATCCTTTAACGCTGCTGGACAACTTCCTGCTCCCAGTTCTCCTGAATCCAGTCGACGTAGCGGGCATCAAGCTCCGGCAGGACGTTTTCCTGAGAAACCACTTCCTCTCCGACAAAAGCTTCTATTTCTGCCTGTTCTTCCGCACTAAGCGTATCCGTATCCAGAATGTGTCCTTCCCCCCACATGCCCGGATCCAGCTTAGCAATTTGAGCTTCCGGCGAAAGCATGTAGTTGATGGCGACAAGCGCAGCGGCTGGTTCCGGAGTGTTGAACGGCATGCTTAAGTAGTGCGTACTGCTGATGGACCCGGAATCCAACCCGACCGTTTCTGTTTCTTCGGGAAATGTCCCCTGCTCGATCAGACTTTCCGCACGGTATTCATTGAAGCCCATCGTAGCTTTCACCTCTCCGTTTGCAAACATCTGATCCAGCTGGGCCAGGGCATCAGGGTAGGTCTCCCCGTTCCTCCAGAGTGTGGGCTGCAGACGGCGGAGAACCTCCCATACTTCGTCTCCATTTGCTTCCAGCCACTCTTCATCATAGGAAGATACATCTTCCGGATTTTCCGCAACATAGTGGAGGATATGGCGGACAAACCCATTGCCGGTATCATTGAAAACATCAGGGTATGTAAAATTACCTGGATTATTTTCCGACCACTCCAGCAGTTCTTCCATTGTCTGTGGAGGATTGGCTGTATCTCGAAATTGAAAGGCATACTGCACGTTCCCCCATGGCACCTCCATGCCTTCGACATCAATTCCCATGTCATTTTCGACGTAAGGTGCCTCGAGATTCACATGGTCCTCCATGTTGGGAAGAATGGAAGCAATTGAACCGTAAAGAAGGTCATTTTCTTTCGCATTCCTGAAATTTTCCCCGTTAATCCAGAGAATATCTGCAGCCCCTTCCTGCTGATCTGCTTCTCTTTCGTTCATCAGCCTTGAAAGAAATTCCGTCGCGTCCATCGGATAGCGGGTAAACGAAATTCCGTACTCTTCCTGCAGGGCCGGTGCAACGAAATCGTCCATGTATTCATTGACCCCTTCATCTCCTCCCCACATATAGACCCCGATTTCCGCTCCTTCCGCTTCCTGAACAATTTCCTCCCATTCCTTGTCCTGCATCGTGGCTGCGTCACTTTCCTGTTCTTCCCCGCCGGAACAGGCTGTCAGCAGAACCCCTAACAATATTACACTGCTTCGCTTCATCAGGCATCCTCCTTACCAGGTTCGAAATAATAACTGTAATGGAGTGCACAGTTTGGGTTAAACTTCGCACTGCAGGAAGGACAATGGTCTTTCGCCTGCAGGTACTCGCGGATTTCAAGCTCCGTACCGCAGGTCCCGCACAGAACAGCCTTCACTTCCCGTCTGTCCGCCGCCCAGGGCTTGAAGGCTCTGCCTGTATGCTCCTGATGACACTCGTAGCAGGGATAATAATCTTCACAGCAGCTGCATTTCAGCGCAACCCGATCTGTTTCAGAATGGTAATGTCTGCATCTCGTTTCTTCATCGGCTGCCCCGTAGACAGGGATACCATGAATATATTTCATAAACTGTCCTCCTCCTTATGTATAAACTGTTACGTTTCTTAACTGCTGACCATGCTATAATGAATAGGATTATTAAAAACAGGAGTGACAGCAATGCATACGAAAAAATGTAAAGATTCGAAAGTAATTAAAACCGGACGCGTCTTCCCACAGGATACGAACAACCACGATACACTTTTTGGCGGTAAACTGATGAAAGATATTGATGACGTCGCTTCTATATCCGCAGCCAGACACTGCCGGCAGGAATGTGTAACAGCATCAACAGACTCGGTGGACTTCCTTCACCCTATCCACCAGACAGATTCTGTCTGTCTTGAATCCCATGTCTCCTCCACCGGCAAAAGCTCGATGGAAGTCTTCGTGAAAGTCATTGCAGAAGACCTTTTAACAGGCGAGCGCCGGCTGGCTGCCACCAGCTTCCTCACGTTCGTTGCCCTCGATGACAAAGGGGAAAAAGCTTCCGTGCCCCATGTAGAGCCTGAATCGGATGAAGAAAAATATTTGTTCGACACAGCCCCGGGAAGAATTGCTGTCCGGAAAGAAAGCCGGGTTCACAGTAAAAAACTTGCAGAAACGCTGTCAGAGTTAAAACCATGGGACGATGATCTGTAGATTTTATTGTACTATATTTAAGAAAGAAGGTCTCTTCATACGAATAGGTTAACAGGTTCTCTCCTAAGGAATACTGCTCCCCAAAAAATTGATTTACTGAGTAAAAATAAAAGCGGCATGACGGGAAATACCTGTCACGCCGCTTTTCAGGTATACGGTTCACTGCTTCCGCCTTCCGGGGGACGCTTTCCGGGCGGGCCGGCCTCAGCTCATTTCTTCCGCCTGCATGCTGGAAGAAATGGATCTTCGGCTCGTCCTTAATCGCCTCGGAGTCGCCCCCTGCGGCTGCAGCAGGGAGATAAAAAGAAGTTTCTTATTTTTAATAAGCACTCCTGTTACGGCCGTTTCCTTCCATAAAAAAATTTCTTGTCCTCCGTAACGTCCGGTGGAGGCACCGGTGGATTGGAGCACAGTCAGAAGATCCTTTTCCATGTCCGTGACATGGAAAACAGCTGAAAAACAGCCCCACGCAGGCACTCCAAAAACAACACAGAGCTTTAACAGAGCCTCCGCCGAAAAGTGAATGAGAGACATAGAACATAAATAGAATAAATAGTCTGAAAGGATGGCTTAATCAACACTCTGAAAAGCGGCATGACGGGAAATACCATCATGCCGCTTTTTTAAGACTGTCCGGACTATCCTGCAGATATTGTGGGACAGCTTTTCCTTTATCTATTTATTCATTATCTGCTCCATCTTCATTTAAATCCACGCTGATTTCCACGTTATCTGTTTCACTGCTTCCCTCGGTTTCACCAATCATGGGAAGTAGAAAATTAACAATGAAGAATAGAACGACAACGACTATTAATGCAAGCAACGCATATTTCATAAAGCTGAATAACGTATTACCTGAATCATTTTCGCCGCTTCCGTTCATTATTTCCCTCCTTTTAAAAGCTCTGCTAAACATTCGTTATTGATTAGTATAAGAAACTCCGATGCAGCCCGGCAGGCTTGCCGTGTAGGAGGTCTGCAGCCTTCTCCGCGGGAGGTGGAAGAGCCGCAGGCGCTCTTTAATAACAAAACTAAGCAATACCAGAGCCCCTTAAAAATATTTTATTGGTCACATTCCCGTTTTAACGAATAACAAACTTTTGGAAGAAGAGCGGTAAATATTAAATAAACACTGTAACACGAAAGGGAACGATGGAAAAAGGCGCTATGACGGAATATCGTCACAGCGCCTTCAGGCAAAATAAGTTTTTTTAACCGACACGTGCACCTATGGAAGCTGGGTGTACCCCATCAAAAATCTGTCGCACTCCCTTGCTGCTCCGCGTCCTTCATTAATAGCCCATACGATCAGGCTTTGTCCGCGGCGCATATCTCCTGCTGCAAACACGCCTTCCACATTTGTTCTGTAATCTTCATGCTCGGCACGCACCGTGGAATTAGTTTTCGTTTCCACGTTAAGCTGCTCGATAAGACCTTGGTCCGGTCCTTTAAAGCCGATCGCAACAAGTACCAGGTCGATCGGCCAGACTTTCTCTGAACCTGGAATCTCGTCACGAATTTTGTTTCCGTCTTCATCGAAACGAAGGGAGACATTCACCGTGTGTACTTCTTTCACGTGTCCCTCCT is a window from the Alkalicoccus halolimnae genome containing:
- a CDS encoding ABC transporter ATP-binding protein, with amino-acid sequence MTTDILKVQNLKQYFPIKGGIFGRKVNDVKAVDDISFEVKQGETLSIVGESGCGKSTTGRAILRLDEPTSGEVEFGGQDLLALSKKQMRQRRKDLQIIFQDPYASINPRQTVRQILSEAMQIQDVMPKDKREARIKELMNIVGLGPHQIDRFPHEFSGGQRQRIGIARALSVDPKMIICDESVSALDVSIQAQVLNLLKKLQNELDLTYLFISHDLGVVRHISDRVLVMYLGKIVEIADKKSLFDNPKHPYTKTLLSAIPVPDPTVKKDQIILKGDVPSPIDPPTGCRFHTRCPFATDKCKEEEPVLRTNDSLMDGGHRAACHYIEEIESGEMQPNY
- a CDS encoding acyl-CoA thioesterase — its product is MHTKKCKDSKVIKTGRVFPQDTNNHDTLFGGKLMKDIDDVASISAARHCRQECVTASTDSVDFLHPIHQTDSVCLESHVSSTGKSSMEVFVKVIAEDLLTGERRLAATSFLTFVALDDKGEKASVPHVEPESDEEKYLFDTAPGRIAVRKESRVHSKKLAETLSELKPWDDDL
- a CDS encoding ABC transporter ATP-binding protein, with amino-acid sequence MLNLIQLEKKFHQETIFQNISAEINEGDIVSIVGPSGCGKTTLLRCIAGLTKMSSGRIELHGKDITAEKAEKRPVVLMFQEALLFPHLTVIQNVLYGVKYGKRRLSSKDRENQAQKMLKKVEMLEWKDKYPSQLSGGQQQRVSLARALMLQPSVLLLDEPFSSLDAHLRQSLRLWVRRFLKEEGVTALFVTHDREEAVVMGDRLIVMKDGILQQEGIPGEVYSHPANASVAGFMSDGIYVDGVFYSAASLTMTGAKSGAYKGIIEHPLYAYGYSFYRVYLPELKQSVVIRSDMQWREAEETAVTVVQKGSVSSD
- a CDS encoding ABC transporter ATP-binding protein, producing the protein MDNLKDNDTHSIIKVDDLQTSFFTHKGEIKAVDGVHFDVPSGKTLGIVGESGSGKSITSLSIMRLIDDPGRIKGGSITFNGEDLLAKSEAEMRSIRGNKISMIFQEPMTSLNPVYTIGDQIAESYQIHQGLSKKDALNKALGMLELVGIPSPKARLKAYPHELSGGMRQRAMIAIALACNPQLLIADEPTTALDVTIQAQILRLISGLQEELGMSMLLITHDLGVVAETCDYVAVMYAGKIVEYADVETLFNNPNHPYTVGLLKSLPRHDIDQEELAVIKGMVPSPDDLPDGCRFAPRCPFAREMCVERLPDLEDLKDGNQVRCWIHTDQWDGPEVNVKDDYGHTESSKS
- the nikB gene encoding nickel ABC transporter permease, with translation MFIYTVRRLLQTIPVLIGVTLVVFLMMHLIPGDPAQIIAGESATEQQIEQTRDRLGLNDPLPVQYATFVGNAVTGDLGNSIRSGRAVTDEISARFWITVELAFYSTLLSIFIGLIAGIVSATRRNSPLDMFIMVFALFGLSMPNFWLGLMLIQYFALNIEWLPVSGWGTPASIILPVITLGTAGAAIIARMTRSSMLEVIHQDYIRTARAKGVKERYVVYKHALRNALIPVVTVVGLQFGVLLGGAVLTETVFAINGLGRLVVEAIAQRDFPIVQGAVLILALLFVLVNFAVDISYRFLNKRIELD
- a CDS encoding CHY zinc finger protein — its product is MKYIHGIPVYGAADEETRCRHYHSETDRVALKCSCCEDYYPCYECHQEHTGRAFKPWAADRREVKAVLCGTCGTELEIREYLQAKDHCPSCSAKFNPNCALHYSYYFEPGKEDA
- a CDS encoding FMN-dependent NADH-azoreductase; this translates as MGLLYVTANPKPVKESCSLQLGEHFLDAYKKSCPEGEVVLLDLFAEKIPALEGEALAAWERNSEEVVTNKYVDQFLRFDQVVIVTPLWNMGVPSPVKAYIDHLILPGKTFRFGENGIEGQMEGTRILHIQSRGGIYSEGKLAAFEHGDSYLRTIFKLVGVKTYEHIFIEGTSTYPEEVEERLNQAKRQAEALAGTFK
- a CDS encoding ABC transporter permease, which translates into the protein MLKHMKKIVILLLFLLIFVVPVMFLFLKSVTFGWTWPDVMPNAFSMRAWAVIFSDPQIFSALQITFLIGIAVVTLNFLLAVPAAYALSHGNMPGKTAVETILFLPILVPVLAVAMGLHIVMIRLGLADHYSGVILIHLLPTLPYAVRVLKGGFDRISPYWMKQGLTLGVPPVKTFFTVLMPMMIPSLRSTALLVFVISLSQYVLTAIIGGGQVTTLPLLYYPFFNSANEAVIAGFSVLFAALPVLFLLLFETGIIVYQRWLGRT
- a CDS encoding ABC transporter substrate-binding protein, producing MKRSSVILLGVLLTACSGGEEQESDAATMQDKEWEEIVQEAEGAEIGVYMWGGDEGVNEYMDDFVAPALQEEYGISFTRYPMDATEFLSRLMNEREADQQEGAADILWINGENFRNAKENDLLYGSIASILPNMEDHVNLEAPYVENDMGIDVEGMEVPWGNVQYAFQFRDTANPPQTMEELLEWSENNPGNFTYPDVFNDTGNGFVRHILHYVAENPEDVSSYDEEWLEANGDEVWEVLRRLQPTLWRNGETYPDALAQLDQMFANGEVKATMGFNEYRAESLIEQGTFPEETETVGLDSGSISSTHYLSMPFNTPEPAAALVAINYMLSPEAQIAKLDPGMWGEGHILDTDTLSAEEQAEIEAFVGEEVVSQENVLPELDARYVDWIQENWEQEVVQQR
- a CDS encoding CDP-alcohol phosphatidyltransferase family protein; this translates as MIDTKAKHIVQPLVEKSADTALRAGMHANQVTVIGFLIGLAAALSVYFGYYWTGLLLLWVSGFIDTVDGAMARKTTPSKFGTVLDVSFDRLVEIGIILALAFRFPDTMWAMLLLTASILYTVTIFLTVGAVSDENTEKSFYYQPALAERTEGFLLLSLMIIFVDYLLFFTLLFLFVEIITAMQRLYHAKQILDK
- a CDS encoding ABC transporter permease; this translates as MSSSVKGWLLAAPLLLFMLLFVGQGLFRAFQESMAFGGSEALFSSYEELLNDRTFWASFRISVYVAFTSTVFSLLIGLGLTRSLFRLFDTDRWKIIAWFPMLIPHFVGAYIVVLFFSPGGWFSSLTAEIGWIEGIRDFPIFVNDPLYIGVILTYIWKEVPFVVLMLLPVYQEIDWRMEEVGRSLGLRGWALFRAVEGPWVTAVLIEVFLILFVFIIGAFEVPALLGVTYPAMMPVLAFDWFYQAGWSERPLAQAMMVLLTAASVLLAFSLLYFSRKRRKKWLEGGGFHA